AAGGGTGTGTCACAACCCACTTTGAAGAAGGAAGGTGTTACATGGACCGTGTGGAATACGAGAAACTGATTATTCAAGATCTAATCAATCTTCACAAGAGCGGGGACCTCGAACTGAATCCTTGGTACCAACGCCGGTCCGTGTGGAAGCAGCCCCAAAAGGCATATCTCATTAACACTCTTTTTGAGCAAAAGCCTATCCCGTCTATCTATATCCGTCACTCACTCGACCTTGATGCTGAAAAAAGTATTAGAGAGGTCGTGGATGGACAGCAACGAATTCGGGCGATACTCGAGTTTGTCGACGGGGTTTTCGTTGCCTCGCATCCTGCCCATACGCACAAAGTAAAGTACTCTCAACTCAAGCGAACTGAGGCCGAACACTTTAAATTGACCAGCATTTCTGTGGGTTATTTGCTCGGGGCTACTGACGGAGATGTTATAGAGATATTTGGTAGGCTGAATTCAGTGGCGAAGACCCTCAATGCCCAAGAAAAGCGCAATGCTCGTTTCAGTGGCGAGTACAAGCAGTTCTGTCTGCGTCAAGCCGCCCACCGTCTTCCGATGTGGCGAAGCCTCAACATTTTCACCGCAAACGACATAGCCCGCATGGCAGAAGTTCAGTTTGTATCAGATTTGGCTTTGAACTTTCTTAATGGTCTTTCGGATTACAGTCAGATCAGGCTCGACAAAATCTATAAACAGTACGATGAAGAGTTCCCCCGGCAGGAGGAAATAAAGCAGAAATTCGAGGATGTATTCTCGGGGCTCGCAGAGATAAAGCCAACGGCTATTCGCGACACTTCATTCAGGCGACAGCCACTTTTTTTCTCGCTTTGTGTGGCGTTGGGCGTGGCCCAACAAAGACTGCCCCCGGACAAGCTTGAGTCAGCTCTGCACGCGATAGACGAGATTTTGAGTGCTGATATTCCCCTCTCGGACAGAAAGAGAGAGGAAGCACTGTTCGTTACGGCTTGTACCGCTAGCACTCAACGAATCAAACAGCGGCAGATAAGAGACTCGTTCATCAAGAAAAACCTTGGAATACGGGCGTGACAGATGCCCAGTGTCACGCCAGACTACCTTCTTTACCAGTCTCAAACGTCCCGGCTACTTCGTCTGACTGGTACACTTACGGGTTTGCCAGTCATTTATCAGAAACTTGTGGCGGAAATGGTACTCTTACGGCTATTTTCACTATTTGAAAACCTAGTTTCCTCCGTTCCCGAAAAGCTGGTGGCGGGGGCAACTTTCGTGGATGGTACAACACCAACGCTGTTGACTACTGCACGGTCCGTACGAGGAGCCGAAATGCTCTTCCATACCCATGGGCGTACAGCGCCCAGGTATCAACTCCGTTGGTCGAAGGCCTCGGAAATTAAGAAGAATGTAAAATATGTAATAGATGCAAGAGACAATTTCGTTGCCGTCATTGACAGAAACGGCGCATTAATTGACGAAATGAGACGGGTACGAAACCGGATCGCACACAACAATTCACAGTCACGTAGTCATTATAGAGAAATCGTCAGACGACATTACGGAGCATATTTGAACAACGTGACACCTGGCACTCTGCTACTATCTCAGAGAGTTACTCCCTGCCTGTTGGATCAGTACATTAGAGGGGCGCGGGTACTCGCTAAGGACCTTGTTAAGGCGTAGAAGCGAATATGGTGCGCGGATTACTCTTAATTCGACGATTGCGCGAATACGAGACTGAATTCCATGGTCGGCCGGTGCTTTACCAGAGCGTGGGGTCAGAACGCGGGGTCAGGTCCGCTCTTGGCTCATGTCTACTGTCCGCCGGCTCGAAAGGTAGCTCAATATGAGCCAAGAGCCCCTTTGCCCATCTTGAACCCCCTGTTATTTTGCAGAGTGCTTTAGTCCCAATGAATGCTTATGAACGGCCATAATTCTGCTTGACACTTTGGATTGGCTTACAATATCTTCCCCGCAAATCAAACGCTTTCAATGGATACTTTGCGGACTGATCATCGGAGCGCCTCAACCTTGGCATGCTCGCATCCGGCCGGATAGCCGAACCGTCACCACGAGGTTCCGAGCGGTTGTCATGAGGCGAGGCATAGCGAAAGTCAGGGTGCCGCCTTGCAAGTGTTTTGTGGCTGCCTGCTGATCGGTCTTTGGTTCTCAAGTTTGATCGACAAGGGTGGGGTAGGGATATGAGTTCAAGGCATGTGTTTGCGGTTTGCGGGGTGCTCTGTTTGCTGATTTCAGTCCATGTCTCGGATGCCGTGGGGCAGACCATCGGCTTCCCGGGAATACCCGCATTCGGCGCATCGCTTGCCGCGGGATCGCCCGGCCAAAAAGACCAGTGGTCGGCTGCGTCTTTGCACGCGGGTTGGATGACAGCTCCAGGCCGAATTCACGCAGGCTACGATGGACTCGTTCCGCCTGGAGCATGCGTGTCGTCCTTTTTCGTCTATCCTCTGAGCGGGGTCGAAGTGGGCGGCTCGTTGCCGATCCGATTGACGGACCGGTGTGCTCTGAGAGTGTACGGATCTTACCTCATCCCCTATAACCCGCAAGCCGACCAGGAAATCACGTGGACCATTTTTCCTCCCGGCGTCCGGGAATGGCGGCGCAGCAATTCGGAGATGTATAAAATCGGAGGAGAAGCGCTGTATCGAATGTCCGGCGAGATGGCTCTGGTGGGCGGTTTCCGATTGCAGTCTCTCCTTACAAACTTCAGCGATCCAAACCCGGATTACCTGTTTACCGTGCCGTGGATGGAAGCACAGACCACGGTAGCGATTTATGAACCGTACGTGGGAATTCGTTTGGAGCTGAATTCGACGCCGGGTGCCCTAAACTTCCGGCTCGTGGGCTTCCCTGTCCTCTTTGCCACGATTCAACATTTCAACACGTGCAACAATAACGGAATTCCGTTCGCACATACCGGGCGCCAAAATGCCACCAGAGGGTATTTCGTAGAAGCTTCGGCCGAGTATCGGCTCGGGCTATTCCAAGGAGTGCAAGCTGCGGGATTCGTTGACTGGAACGCCTACCACGGACATTGCCCCATGACCATAGAGCGCCACGAAGGAGGGCCGAACCCCTCGGTCACGTCCGCGACTGTTGCATGGTCGCACCACATAAGCTCCTTGGTGGTAGGAGCCAGAATAGATTTCTCATGGAACCTGCCGTTGTGACACAGTGAGGAAACAATCATTTCCTTTGGATTGTGAAGTTTTTCCCTTGACAGAGGGCCTTTTCATGGGGTGAAGGTAACTGAATGAGAAAGATCGAGGCACTGGTCTTGTTCCTTTCGATTTTTGTGTGGCTGCTTTTTGGCTCGTGTGCGTCCGGAGACTCGCCGCAGGACTCTGACATTTCCTTTTCTTTGCCTTTCGAATGCCACATGGAGGAGCCGTACTGCTTGGCTGATTCATTCAAAGCCGGGCTCAATGTGGTCCTGGTGGGCAAGAGCGGTATATGCAGCGCAAGGACCGGCCAAGCATTCACCTATGATCATCACGTGGAAGAATTTGAAGCCACCCGGGTGGTAGGAACTGAGAAATGTCCGGTGGTCAAGGACGAAACACCGTTTAGGGAATACCGTATAGCAGTTGTAGGGGCTGACCCTCAAGCTGTTCGTCCGGTTTCCATTAAGGACGATAAATCTCCCGTGCCAAAAGAGTTGGAGCTGGAGGCGAGGAAACTTGCTGCCCCTAACATGGCGGAACCACAGAGCCTCTCCGGCCGAGTGCCTGTCAGTCTTTCCGATGCCCAGCCCAAGGTCCTCCGTACGGAGAATGTCACACTTCTCATTTTTGAACTT
This region of Desulfomonile tiedjei genomic DNA includes:
- a CDS encoding DUF262 domain-containing protein, which translates into the protein MDRVEYEKLIIQDLINLHKSGDLELNPWYQRRSVWKQPQKAYLINTLFEQKPIPSIYIRHSLDLDAEKSIREVVDGQQRIRAILEFVDGVFVASHPAHTHKVKYSQLKRTEAEHFKLTSISVGYLLGATDGDVIEIFGRLNSVAKTLNAQEKRNARFSGEYKQFCLRQAAHRLPMWRSLNIFTANDIARMAEVQFVSDLALNFLNGLSDYSQIRLDKIYKQYDEEFPRQEEIKQKFEDVFSGLAEIKPTAIRDTSFRRQPLFFSLCVALGVAQQRLPPDKLESALHAIDEILSADIPLSDRKREEALFVTACTASTQRIKQRQIRDSFIKKNLGIRA